GACCAGCCCGATCAGCAGGTTGACGTAGGAGGGGACGATCGCGCGCAGCGCTTGAGGGAAGACGATCCGGGTGAACTGGTACCGCTTGGGCAGACCCAGCGCGGCCGCGGCCTCGTGTTGGCCCTGGTCGACCGAGAGCAGCCCGGCCCGGACGACCTCGGCCGCGTACGCCGCCTCGACCGCGCTCAGTCCGACGACCGCGACGACCATGTCGGTGGCCAGGCGCGACTCGTTGAAAGTGAAGAAGGCGGGACCGAAGGGCACCCCGATGCTCAGCGTGGGGTAGAGCGCGCTGAGGTTGTACAGGAAGAGCAGGACGACGATCAGCGGGACCGAGCGCAACAGCCAGACGTACGTCCAGCTCACCGAACGCAGGACCGGGTTGCCGGAGAGCCGCCCGAGGGCGAGCAGCACTCCGCCCGCCAGTCCCAGGAGCGCGCTGTACGCGGCGACCTGGAGGGTGATCCACATCCCCTCCAGCACGACCGGCCGCAGGAACCAGTACGCGAACCGGTCCCACTGGTAGAAGGGGTTGGTCAGCAGCCCGTGGCCGGCCTGGGCGACCAGGACCAGCACGACGGCGCCGCCGATCCACCGGGTGGGGCGGCGCAGCGGGAGCACCCGCTCGGCCGGCCCAGGGAATTCGGGCGGGCCGGCGGGTGCGGCGCGGACGATCGATTCGCTCAAGGACACGAAAGCAGCTTCGATAAAGCCGAGAATCGATGTCAACGGTCCGGATATGGATCGCCACACAAGCGTGTTCGCTTTTCATATCCCGGACACAAAACGCCTCCGGTTGAAATGAACGGGGGTCAGGAGGCCGGGTGTTGTGGGGCGCTGGCCACCCCGGACTCCCGCCCGCTGAGCTCGGCGTCCAGGGTTTCCTGGGCGATACGCATCGACTCCGCGTACTCGGGCTGGGACATCCGCTGCCAGGCCCGGTCCGGTGCGATGTCCTCGACCCGGCTCGACACCCACCAGATGTTGCCGAACGGGTCGCGCACCCTGCCACCCCGGTCGCCCCACGCGCTGTCGGCGGCCTCAGTGACCACCGTCGCCCCGTTGGCCACGGCGGCGGCCATGGCGGCGTCCGCGTCGGGGACGTAGAGGCGCAGCAACGCGGGCATCACCGGCCAGTCGGGCCGGCGGTCGAAGGCCAGTACGACCGTGTCACCGATGCGGATCTCGCCGTGGCCGATGGTGCCGTCTTCGAGGGGAACCCGAGCGACCTCTTCGCCGTCGAACGCCGCGGTGATGAAGTCGAGCAGCGCGCCGGTGTCGTCGGTGACGACCCATGGTGCGACGCTGGTGTAACCCTCGGGCGCGGTGTGCTTCATCGATGCGTCCTTTCTGCTGGTTCCTGCGGACGTGACGACGGTACGACCGGACCAGGTCAGGTTCCGTCCTAGTTCCCTCGTCCCTGGATCCGCCGGGCGGTGCCACATGGGCCGCCTTCCGGGGCGGTCGCGAAGGTAGCCCCGGGTGGCCAAGTGCCGTGCTCGATGAAGTGCGCC
The Streptomyces sp. NBC_01296 DNA segment above includes these coding regions:
- a CDS encoding amino acid ABC transporter permease, with the protein product MSESIVRAAPAGPPEFPGPAERVLPLRRPTRWIGGAVVLVLVAQAGHGLLTNPFYQWDRFAYWFLRPVVLEGMWITLQVAAYSALLGLAGGVLLALGRLSGNPVLRSVSWTYVWLLRSVPLIVVLLFLYNLSALYPTLSIGVPFGPAFFTFNESRLATDMVVAVVGLSAVEAAYAAEVVRAGLLSVDQGQHEAAAALGLPKRYQFTRIVFPQALRAIVPSYVNLLIGLVKATSLVFYVSLLDLFGTIQGLGSTYPGDVVPLLVVATVWYVILTSILSAVQFHVERYFARGALRTPPPTPLQRARAGLGELRRRHRKEPVR
- a CDS encoding VOC family protein, whose protein sequence is MKHTAPEGYTSVAPWVVTDDTGALLDFITAAFDGEEVARVPLEDGTIGHGEIRIGDTVVLAFDRRPDWPVMPALLRLYVPDADAAMAAAVANGATVVTEAADSAWGDRGGRVRDPFGNIWWVSSRVEDIAPDRAWQRMSQPEYAESMRIAQETLDAELSGRESGVASAPQHPAS